The Methanoplanus sp. FWC-SCC4 genome has a window encoding:
- a CDS encoding UvrD-helicase domain-containing protein, translated as MVRCTKCGVRDATDMGLCRVCLSGKNNCQRDIPDFKDFADKYLKDPYTGFFYADDALLQYSYYRQDGYRFVPLLGLDFKEEHRKLRNWYSDHFFTILESRIKSESVYNPISDNPDYYDETKELFGRFLEVTNNLISNVSHTKTGIHGSADIAIINNILKKIIVNISKDKKRKTPLEFSGPEIIDRVATTFEAGSGLFFLELFFIIKDREFLFNLMDIISRTDLKTAMQIAGQPRMMLIPWKHQEKAVSMWEEANHYGVVEMATATGKTAVGMMAIEKLWKESLHSVKGKKVLVACHSTVILNQWRREIIKKMGIPAESGKSYKTGISADSITIRFETIQTIIRRPLEYSTDLLIIDEVHHMRGLKYREALAVNHKWLLGLTAQLGDPYKRQTISKELAKVVYEYPILQALKDGIIPEFSWVVHPVYLDIKEQADFLEISGKIRKSFNYVRNDKGTILHITNKKGFSIKSLGDFIYLCERARLTGKALPDQWKALQALVLKRRQIIHTSQPRLEKALELAKSLGNKHKIVIFLMNIESCNFVGRELKKYFENVFVIHSQIKERPIDIVNKFIAVETGILIGADMLNEGIDIKSADIGINLAFTKSRLQLIQRMGRVLRKDGNKKPTFYQLVAIPERSFYVEEMDAELFIDDLAWVQSSALHMGLDLNIEWKDSELAEYQGEAERFFRLSHENKEFSGNTGTFNFKSAIEEFSYTAVRRIPGILQIFPGEELTDRQWEDIIRTAHATVNSEISVEKGKFLNLSRAWYILILCGRDPVKLANLFKNALKTIEKENSEYVPLPEMALDKHGTIFFPCIEKTGELLKPEVCDGTIEKAELNSDPSVVENHKVTFIKKSPSQTKGTKEAPETHTGSESGRIVVPAAEIKVPSFVNDIEKLSAVAPNTVSPTRSDKIIIPTIPQVKNHESDFVTGEKGNPDFTVTSPRCEKTISEIFSLQNVGDLTKDKLKMFLKRLRKDMDGGSAAKIKEEVIPPKIVINASEEGATCVQRPETNPCADEVTSKGDLQSNSGINTDESTTGEDYNEYSGFPDIYQKGIIETRPGERIIVDAGPGTGKTAVACARVAWLIDRGGISPVRVWLVSFTRTAVKEIQSRISEYLDNPDDVYSIRIATLDSHAWNIHSGFDDAASLTGSYEDTIEKLTQKINEDGDEADYIKNNIRHLIIDEAQDIVSPRSELILSIIDHMSEDAGISVFSDDAQAIYGFAEKNNDESKQSGKILTGILKENYPDIFSRKKLEKIHRTKSLGLCKIFHDTRLKVLDQNRGAEKFTAVRDDILSNSEEIKGMGVGDFDDDDCFVLFRKKAEVLRASAFTKTDHRLRMSGLPVCILPWVGIVLNDFTEENLKKNVFTELWDERISGTSFEVSDSEKAWDMINRLSGKSATRVSMTDLRIRLGAQRPPAGICYPEFGCSGPVLSTIHASKGRETKEVRLIIPEIQKWNNIDYDEEARVFFVAATRARERLLHGRGYQTYTLSVNNCPRVFGHVKNKRNALQVQIGLENDISAECISGKSYFELPEDVESNIKTMMNISSDLADAFAWRDYKSDYTYRIALGNPDGIKISNLDSSDIYALRKRSVAVLSKGVNNDIFKARSTLWKGYTTTPSFFKHLHIFGLRTIVVPPDDSIAETLHYPWCESGIMPAPIISGFPTIYFN; from the coding sequence TGCAACGGATATGGGACTTTGTCGTGTCTGCCTCTCCGGAAAAAATAATTGCCAAAGAGACATACCGGATTTTAAGGATTTCGCAGATAAATATCTGAAAGATCCTTATACGGGTTTTTTTTACGCCGATGATGCACTTCTGCAGTACAGTTATTACAGGCAGGATGGATACAGGTTTGTTCCTTTACTGGGGCTTGACTTTAAGGAAGAACACAGAAAACTTAGAAACTGGTACAGTGACCACTTTTTTACTATTCTGGAATCCAGAATAAAATCTGAATCCGTTTATAATCCGATAAGTGATAACCCTGATTATTATGATGAGACAAAAGAACTGTTTGGCCGGTTTCTTGAAGTAACAAACAATCTGATATCCAATGTGTCACATACAAAAACAGGCATTCATGGATCAGCAGATATTGCAATAATAAACAATATTCTTAAAAAAATCATTGTTAATATAAGCAAAGACAAAAAACGAAAAACTCCTCTTGAATTTTCAGGACCGGAAATAATTGACCGTGTTGCAACCACATTTGAAGCAGGAAGCGGACTTTTTTTCCTTGAACTTTTTTTTATAATAAAAGATCGGGAATTTCTTTTTAATTTAATGGACATCATCTCCAGAACAGACTTAAAAACAGCAATGCAGATTGCAGGACAACCCCGGATGATGTTAATCCCCTGGAAACATCAGGAAAAGGCCGTTTCCATGTGGGAAGAGGCAAACCATTATGGTGTTGTCGAAATGGCAACTGCAACGGGAAAAACGGCTGTAGGGATGATGGCCATTGAAAAACTTTGGAAAGAAAGCCTGCATTCAGTAAAAGGAAAAAAAGTTCTCGTAGCCTGCCACTCAACTGTCATACTGAACCAGTGGAGAAGGGAAATAATCAAAAAAATGGGTATCCCTGCTGAATCAGGCAAATCCTATAAAACAGGAATATCAGCTGATTCAATTACAATTCGTTTTGAGACTATTCAGACAATAATACGGAGGCCCTTAGAATACAGTACAGATCTGCTTATTATTGATGAAGTTCATCATATGCGTGGATTAAAATACAGAGAGGCACTTGCAGTAAACCATAAGTGGCTTTTAGGCCTGACTGCCCAGCTGGGGGATCCTTATAAAAGACAGACCATATCAAAAGAACTTGCAAAGGTAGTATATGAATATCCTATTCTTCAGGCTCTGAAAGACGGAATAATTCCTGAGTTTTCGTGGGTTGTACATCCGGTATATCTTGACATAAAAGAACAGGCCGATTTTTTAGAGATATCCGGAAAGATCAGAAAAAGTTTCAATTATGTCCGAAATGATAAGGGCACGATCCTGCACATTACAAACAAAAAAGGTTTTTCAATAAAAAGTCTCGGAGATTTTATTTATCTCTGTGAAAGAGCCCGTCTCACCGGAAAAGCATTACCTGATCAGTGGAAGGCTCTTCAGGCCCTGGTTCTCAAGAGAAGACAAATAATACATACATCTCAGCCACGCCTTGAAAAAGCTTTAGAGTTGGCGAAAAGTCTTGGTAATAAGCATAAAATCGTCATATTTCTGATGAATATCGAAAGCTGTAATTTTGTAGGACGTGAACTGAAAAAATATTTTGAAAATGTCTTTGTCATTCATTCCCAGATAAAAGAGAGACCTATAGATATTGTTAACAAATTCATCGCTGTAGAGACCGGAATTTTAATCGGTGCCGACATGCTCAATGAGGGAATTGACATCAAATCTGCAGATATTGGAATAAATTTAGCCTTCACAAAATCCAGACTTCAGTTAATCCAGCGTATGGGTCGTGTTTTAAGAAAAGACGGAAATAAAAAACCAACATTCTACCAGCTTGTGGCTATCCCCGAACGTTCTTTTTACGTAGAGGAAATGGACGCCGAGCTTTTTATTGATGATCTTGCGTGGGTACAATCTTCAGCTCTTCATATGGGTCTTGACCTGAATATCGAGTGGAAAGACTCTGAACTTGCTGAATACCAGGGCGAAGCCGAGAGATTCTTCAGATTGTCTCATGAAAACAAAGAGTTCTCCGGAAATACCGGCACTTTTAATTTTAAATCGGCTATTGAGGAGTTTAGTTATACTGCTGTCAGAAGAATACCAGGTATTCTTCAGATATTCCCTGGAGAAGAATTAACAGACAGGCAGTGGGAGGATATTATTCGGACAGCCCATGCCACGGTGAATTCTGAAATCAGTGTTGAAAAAGGAAAGTTTCTCAATCTTAGCAGGGCATGGTACATTCTAATTCTCTGCGGCCGTGATCCGGTTAAACTTGCGAACCTGTTCAAAAATGCTCTTAAAACAATTGAAAAAGAGAACTCTGAATATGTGCCGCTTCCTGAAATGGCACTTGATAAGCACGGAACAATCTTTTTCCCCTGTATCGAAAAGACTGGTGAACTGTTAAAGCCAGAAGTGTGTGATGGAACCATAGAAAAAGCAGAATTAAATTCAGATCCCTCTGTTGTTGAAAACCACAAAGTTACTTTTATAAAAAAGAGTCCTTCCCAAACAAAGGGCACAAAAGAAGCGCCTGAAACTCATACTGGTTCTGAATCAGGCCGGATTGTAGTTCCGGCCGCAGAGATAAAGGTTCCTTCCTTTGTGAACGATATAGAAAAACTATCTGCAGTTGCACCTAATACCGTTTCGCCGACACGATCTGACAAAATAATAATTCCTACGATTCCTCAGGTAAAAAACCATGAATCTGATTTTGTTACGGGAGAAAAGGGTAATCCTGATTTCACAGTGACTTCCCCCAGATGTGAAAAAACAATATCTGAAATATTCAGTCTGCAGAATGTGGGTGATCTTACTAAAGATAAGTTAAAAATGTTTTTAAAAAGGCTCCGGAAAGACATGGATGGAGGCTCTGCAGCTAAAATTAAGGAGGAAGTCATCCCGCCAAAAATCGTGATTAATGCCTCGGAAGAGGGAGCTACGTGTGTTCAGAGGCCGGAAACAAATCCTTGTGCTGATGAAGTAACCTCTAAAGGAGATTTGCAGAGTAATTCGGGAATAAATACAGATGAGAGCACAACCGGTGAAGATTATAATGAATACAGCGGTTTTCCTGACATTTACCAGAAAGGGATAATTGAAACCAGACCTGGAGAGAGAATTATCGTGGATGCCGGACCGGGAACCGGTAAAACAGCTGTTGCATGTGCCCGTGTTGCATGGCTCATAGACAGGGGGGGTATCAGTCCGGTCCGTGTCTGGCTGGTCAGTTTTACACGAACGGCTGTGAAGGAAATCCAAAGCCGTATTAGTGAATATCTTGATAATCCGGATGATGTTTACTCAATCCGAATTGCAACACTTGATTCACATGCCTGGAATATACACTCAGGATTTGATGATGCGGCTTCACTTACAGGATCATATGAGGACACAATTGAAAAGCTGACACAGAAAATAAACGAAGATGGTGATGAGGCCGATTACATCAAAAATAATATCCGTCATCTCATAATAGATGAAGCCCAGGACATTGTCAGTCCGAGAAGTGAACTAATTCTTTCAATAATCGATCACATGTCTGAAGATGCCGGAATATCTGTATTCTCTGATGATGCCCAGGCTATTTACGGCTTTGCAGAGAAAAATAATGATGAAAGTAAACAATCCGGAAAAATACTCACAGGGATTCTTAAAGAGAATTATCCTGACATTTTTTCTCGGAAAAAACTTGAAAAAATTCATCGTACTAAATCATTGGGTTTGTGTAAAATATTCCATGACACCAGGCTAAAGGTTCTGGATCAAAACAGAGGTGCTGAAAAATTTACCGCTGTCAGAGATGATATTCTGTCAAATTCAGAGGAAATTAAAGGCATGGGAGTCGGAGATTTTGATGACGATGACTGTTTTGTTCTCTTTAGAAAAAAAGCGGAGGTTCTCAGGGCATCGGCCTTCACCAAAACAGATCACCGTCTGAGGATGTCAGGTCTTCCGGTATGTATTCTTCCATGGGTAGGTATTGTACTTAATGATTTCACAGAAGAAAATCTGAAAAAAAATGTGTTTACTGAACTCTGGGATGAGAGAATCTCCGGAACCTCCTTTGAAGTATCCGACTCTGAAAAAGCCTGGGATATGATCAACAGATTAAGCGGAAAATCGGCGACACGTGTAAGTATGACTGATTTAAGAATCCGTCTGGGTGCTCAGAGACCGCCGGCGGGTATATGTTATCCCGAATTTGGATGTTCAGGACCGGTACTGAGTACCATTCATGCCTCAAAAGGAAGGGAGACAAAGGAAGTACGCCTTATTATTCCTGAAATCCAAAAATGGAATAATATTGACTATGATGAGGAGGCAAGAGTATTTTTTGTTGCCGCTACAAGGGCAAGGGAAAGGCTTCTTCATGGCAGAGGATATCAGACATATACTCTTTCAGTCAACAACTGTCCGCGTGTTTTTGGTCATGTAAAAAATAAAAGAAATGCTTTACAGGTACAGATTGGACTTGAAAATGATATTTCGGCAGAATGTATTTCAGGTAAGTCTTATTTTGAACTTCCTGAAGATGTTGAATCCAATATAAAAACTATGATGAATATTTCCAGTGATCTGGCAGATGCATTTGCATGGAGGGATTACAAATCAGATTATACATACAGAATTGCTCTTGGAAATCCAGATGGAATTAAAATCAGTAATTTGGATTCATCAGACATTTATGCTCTCAGGAAAAGATCAGTTGCTGTTCTTTCAAAAGGTGTAAATAATGATATATTCAAGGCAAGATCAACACTTTGGAAAGGATATACTACGACCCCTTCGTTTTTTAAACATCTCCACATATTCGGACTCCGCACAATTGTTGTTCCTCCTGATGACAGTATTGCAGAAACACTGCATTATCCCTGGTGTGAAAGTGGAATAATGCCTGCTCCTATAATTTCGGGCTTCCCGACAATTTATTTTAACTGA